A stretch of DNA from Candidatus Palauibacter polyketidifaciens:
CGCTGCGGTTCGACACCCGTTTCTTCCTCCTCTCGCTGGAGGAGCGGCCGCGTCGCCTGAATCTGACGCCGGAACACGAGGCGGCGATCTGGACCACGCCGGCCTCGGCGCTCCGGCGCTTCTCCGCCGGTCGGCTGCCCATGATGTTCCCGACCGCAAGGACGATCGAGCGGCTCGCCGGCTTCCGGTCGGTCGAGGACGCCATGACGGCACTCAGCGGGGTTCCCGTGGAACCGGCGCTCGTCAGGCTGGGCGTCGGCGAGAAGGGGCCAACGCCGCTCGCCCCGGGAGACCCCGGGTACGACGAGATCCAGTGACGTCGGGGGTAGGACCGGCCCACGTCGTTCGGCACGGATCCCGCATCACGGCGGTTCGTGCCGCCAATCCGGGCCCTCTCACGCTGACCGGGACGCAGACGTACGTGATCGGGACCGGGCCGCTGATCGTCCTGGACCCCGGACCGCAGGATGAAGCGCACCTCGGCCGTGTCGACGATGTGGTCGCCGGAAGACCGGTGGCGGCGGTCTGTCTGACGCACGCGCACGCCGACCACGCGGCGGCCGCGGCGGCGGCCGCCGGCCGCTGGGGAGAACTCCGCGCCTCGGCCGCCACCCTCGACCTCGTGGGGTTGGCGGGCCGGGCGCTGGCGGAGGACGAGGCCATGGCGCCGGGGAAGGGACTCCGTCTGCGCGCGATCCCGACGCCCGGTCATTCCGCGGACCACGTCTGCTACCTCCTCGAACCCTCGCGCACCCTCTTCACCGGGGATCTCGTGCTCGGAGAAGGGAGCACGATGATCGCCCACCCGGATGGGTCCGTGGAGGCCTACCTGGCGAGTCTCGCGCACCTCGCGGCCCTCCGTCCCGAACGTCTGCTCCCCGGACACGGCGCACCCGTCGAGGACGCGCTCGCACGCCTCGAGGAATGCCGCACGCACCGGCTGGAGCGCGTGGCGGCCGTCCGGCGGGCGCTGCAAGCCGGCGCCCGAACCCCGGAACGGATCCGGGCCGCGGTCTACGGGGACCTTCCCGCCACCCACCACGCGGCGGCCGACCTTACGATCCGCGCCTACCTCGCCTTTCTCGGGGAGACAGCTCTCGGGGAGACCTCCTCGTCGATCAGCCGTCGGAGATAGGCGGGAAAGGCGAGGTTGCCGAATTCCCCGCGGCCGATCCAGCGGTGCGGCCGCGGGTTCGTGACCTCACCCGATCGCCACCGGGCCCCGTGCACGGTGAGCCGCAGACGGAAGTGGCTGAACGCATGCCGCAGGACGCGAATTTCCTCACCCACGCGGCAGTCGAGGCCGAACCCTTCTCGAAGAACTCTCGTGAGCGCCGGCGCGGGCGGGGTTGAAGAGGGCAGCCCGACGGAGGGAAAATCCCACAGACCGCCCAGGAGTCCGTCCGATGGCCGCCGCAGTACGAGCACCCGTCCGCCGCGACGGACGATGGCCGCCGCCTCGACCCGCTCGGGGGATCGGGCGCGCGTCTTCCTCGGGGGCCGCTCCCCGACCGTTCCCCGGCGCAGTGCCAGGCATCGATTCGACAAGGGGCACGCTCCGCACCTCGGCCGGCGCGGCGTACAGACCGCGCTCCCGAGGTCCATCAGCGCCTGGTTCACATCTCCCGGCCGCTCCGGGTCCGCGGCGAGGAGGGCTCGCGCGGCCCGCTCGAGCTCGGAGGGAGAGGCCGTCTCGAGATCGCCCAGGCGCGACAGAACGCGGCGTGCGTTCCCATCGACCGCGGGTTCC
This window harbors:
- a CDS encoding MBL fold metallo-hydrolase, with the protein product MTSGVGPAHVVRHGSRITAVRAANPGPLTLTGTQTYVIGTGPLIVLDPGPQDEAHLGRVDDVVAGRPVAAVCLTHAHADHAAAAAAAAGRWGELRASAATLDLVGLAGRALAEDEAMAPGKGLRLRAIPTPGHSADHVCYLLEPSRTLFTGDLVLGEGSTMIAHPDGSVEAYLASLAHLAALRPERLLPGHGAPVEDALARLEECRTHRLERVAAVRRALQAGARTPERIRAAVYGDLPATHHAAADLTIRAYLAFLGETALGETSSSISRRR
- a CDS encoding A/G-specific adenine glycosylase — translated: MAAPLLKWFDARQRDDIAWRGERDPYAILVAEVMAQQTRVETAAPYHRRFMDRFPDVWTLAEAEEDEVLGLWEGLGYYARARNLRRAARRVVSEYGGRVPRAVSELRTLPGVGPYTAGAVASVAFGLPEPAVDGNARRVLSRLGDLETASPSELERAARALLAADPERPGDVNQALMDLGSAVCTPRRPRCGACPLSNRCLALRRGTVGERPPRKTRARSPERVEAAAIVRRGGRVLVLRRPSDGLLGGLWDFPSVGLPSSTPPAPALTRVLREGFGLDCRVGEEIRVLRHAFSHFRLRLTVHGARWRSGEVTNPRPHRWIGRGEFGNLAFPAYLRRLIDEEVSPRAVSPRKAR